The proteins below are encoded in one region of Oxyura jamaicensis isolate SHBP4307 breed ruddy duck chromosome 22, BPBGC_Ojam_1.0, whole genome shotgun sequence:
- the XPO7 gene encoding exportin-7 — MVVLAAELGVFGGEMLRSYKKALSWALMCCLHRAADRVENLASHSLFSLFQSLAQLENLCKQLYETTDTATRLQAEKALVEFTNSPDCLSKCQLLLERGSSSYSQLLAATCLTKLVSRTNNPLPLEQRIDIRNYVLNYLATRPKLATFVTQALIQLYARITKLGWFDCQKDEYVFRNVITDVTRFLQDSVEHCIIGVTILSQLTNEINQADTTHPLTKHRKIASSFRDSSLFDIFTLSCNLLKQASGKNLNLNDESQHGLLMQLLKLTHNCLNFDFIGTSTDESSDDLCTVQIPTSWRSAFLDSSTLQLFFDLYHSIPPSFSPLVLSCLVQIASVRRSLFNNAERAKFLSHLVDGVKRILENPQSLSDPNNYHEFCRLLARLKSNYQLGELVKVENYPEVIRLIANFTVTSLQHWEFAPNSVHYLLSLWQRLAASVPYVKATEPHMLETYTPEVTKAYITSRLESVHIILRDGLEDPLDDTGLVQQQLDQLSTIGRCEYEKTCALLVQLFDQSAQSYQELLQSATASPMDVAVQEGRLTWLVYIIGAVIGGRVSFASTDEQDAMDGELVCRVLQLMNLTDSRLAQAGNEKLELAMLSFFEQFRKIYIGDQVQKSSKLYRRLSEVLGLNDETMVLSVFIGKIITNLKYWGRCEPITSKTLQLLNDLSIGYSSVRKLVKLSAVQFMLNNHTSEHFSFLGINNQSNLTDMRCRTTFYTALGRLLMVDLGEDEDQYEQFMLPLTAAFETVAQMFSTNTFNEQEAKRTLVGLVRDLRGIAFAFNAKTSFMMLFEWIYPSYMPILQRAIELWYHDPACTTPVLKLMAELVHNRSQRLQFDVSSPNGILLFRETSKMITTYGNRILTLGEVPKDQVYALKLKGISICFSMLKAALSGSYVNFGVFRLYGDDALDNALQTFIKLLLSIPHSDLLDYPKLSQSYYSLLEVLTQDHMNFIASLEPHVIMYILSSISEGLTALDTMVCTGCCSCLDHIVTYLFKQLSRSTKKRTTPLTQESDRFLHIMQQHPEMIQQMLSTVLNIIIFEDCRNQWSMSRPLLGLILLNEKYFSDLRNSIVNSQPPEKQQAMHLCFENLMEGIERNLLTKNRDRFTQNLSAFRREVNDSMKNSTYGVNSNDMMS, encoded by the exons ATGGTCgtcctggcagcagagctgggtgttTTTGGTGGGGAGATGCTGCGCTCCTACAAGAAGGCGCTCAGCTGGGCGCTGATGTGCTGCCTGCACCGGGCAGCTGACCGGGTTG AAAACCTTGCTTCtcattcccttttctctctgttccagAGCCTAGCCCAGCTAGAGAACCTGTGCAAGCAGCTGTATGAGACCACAGACACTGCGACACGGCTCCAGGCAGAGAAAGCCTTGGTCGAGTTCACCAACAGCCCGGACTGCCTGAGCAAGTGCCAGCTTCTTCTGGAGAGAGGGAGT TCGTCCTACTCCCAGCTATTGGCAGCTACATGCCTTACGAAGCTCGTGTCACGCACAAACAACCCTTTACCGCTGGAGCAGCGAATAGATATTC GGAACTATGTGCTCAACTACCTTGCCACTAGGCCAAAGCTGGCAACGTTTGTCACGCAGGCGCTAATCCAGTTGTATGCCAGGATCACAAAGTTGGGCTGGTTTGACTGTCAGAAGGATGAATATGTCTTCAGGAACGTGATTACAGACGTCACAAGGTTTTTACAG GATAGTGTAGAGCACTGCATCATAGGAGTGACAATCCTGTCCCAACTAACTAATGAAATTAATCAA GCTGACACTACTCATCCACTGACCAAGCACAGGAAAATAGCCTCATCCTTCCGAGATTCGTCCTTATTTGATATTTTCACGCTGTCGTGCAACTTACTGAAACAG GCTTCTGGGAAGAACCTGAACCTGAATGATGAAAGCCAGCACGGTCTGCTTATGCAGCTTCTAAAGCTCACGCATAATTGCCTGAACTTTGATTTCATCGGCACGTCAACAGATGAGTCCTCAGATGATCTTTGCACAGTGCAGATCCCAACCAGTTGGAGATCAG CATTCTTGGATTCTTCGACCCTTCAGTTGTTTTTCGATCTCTATCATTCCATCCCTCCTTCGTTTTCTCCTCTG GTTTTATCCTGCTTAGTGCAGATAGCCTCCGTACGCAGATCCCTCTTTAACAATGCAGAAAGAGCAAAGTTTCTATCTCATCTTGTCGATGGAGTTAAACGAATACTGGAAAACCCACAG AGTTTGTCAGACCCAAATAACTACCATGAGTTCTGCCGATTGCTGGCACGATTGAAAAGCAATTaccagctgggagagctggtgAAGGTGGAGAACTACCCCGAGGTCATCCGGCTCATTGCCAACTTCACCGTGACCAGCCTACAG CACTGGGAGTTCGCCCCGAACAGCGTTCACTATCTCCTGAGCCTGTGGCAGCGGCTGGCGGCGTCAGTGCCCTATGTGAAAGCCACAGAGCCTCACATGCTGGAAACGTACACACCAGAAGTCACAAAAGCATACATCACGTCCAGACTGGAATCTGTACACATCATATTGAG GGATGGTTTGGAGGATCCGCTGGATGATACTGGGCTCgtacagcagcagctggatcAGCTCTCCACCATCGGCCGGTGCGAGTATGAGAAGACCTGCGCTCTGCTCGTGCAGCTCTTCGACCAGTCAGCCCAGTCctaccaggagctgctgcagagcgcCACCGCCAGCCCCATGGACGTTGCCGTACAAGAAG GGCGCCTGACGTGGCTCGTCTATATTATCGGGGCAGTGATTGGTGGTAGGGTCTCGTTCGCCAGCACGGATGAGCAGGATGCGATGGATGGCGAGTTGGTTTGTCG ggtgctgcagctgaTGAACCTCACGGACTCACGGCTGGCGCAGGCTGGGAATGAGAAGCTAGAGCTTGCCATGCTGAGCTTCTTTGAGCAGTTCCGCAAGATCTATATCGGAGATCAGGTGCAGAAGTCTTCCAAG CTGTACCGCCGTCTCTCAGAGGTCCTGGGGCTGAATGATGAGACCATGGTCCTGAGCGTCTTCATAGGGAAAAT CATCACCAACTTGAAGTACTGGGGTCGGTGCGAGCCTATCACCTCCAAGACACTGCAGCTGCTCAATGACCTCTCCATTGG ATACAGCAGTGTTAGAAAGCTGGTGAAGCTGAGCGCCGTACAGTTCATGCTGAACAATCACACG AGTGAGCACTTTTCCTTCCTGGGCATTAACAATCAGTCTAACCTGACTGACATGAGATGTCGGACTACGTTCTACACTGCACTTGGGCGTCTTCTCATGGTGGATTTAG ggGAAGATGAGGATCAGTATGAGCAGTTCATGCTTCCCCTAACGGCTGCCTTTGAGACCGTGGCACAGATGTTCAGCACAAATACTTTCAATGAACAAGAGGCAAAA AGAACTTTGGTTGGTTTGGTGAGAGACTTGAGAGGAATAGCCTTTGCCTTCAATGCCAAGACCAGCTTCATGATGCTCTTTGAGTGGAT CTACCCATCCTACATGCCGATTCTACAGCGGGCAATCGAGCTGTGGTACCACGACCCGGCCTGCACGACGCCTGTCCTCAAACTGATGGCTGAGCTGGTACATAACAG GTCCCAACGGCTGCAGTTTGATGTGTCCTCACCAAACGGCATCCTGCTCTTCCGAGAAACAAGTAAAATGATAACTACGTATG GAAATCGTATCCTAACGCTCGGGGAGGTCCCAAAGGATCAAGTCTATGCCTTGAAGCTCAAGGGGATTTCCATCTGCTTCTCTATGCTGAAGGCCGCACTGAGCGGGAGCTACGTCAACTTCGGGGTCTTCCGCCTGTACGGGGATGATGCACTGGACAATGCCTTGCAAACTTTTATCAAGCTTCTGCTTTCCATCCCGCACAGCGACCTCCTG gatTATCCCAAGCTCAGCCAGTCCTACTATTCCTTGCTGGAAGTTCTCACCCAGGACCACATGAACTTTATTGCCAGTCTGGAGCCCCATGTAATCATGTATATTCTCTCTTCCATTTCAGAAGGCCTCACTGCACTAG ACACCATGGTTtgcacaggctgctgctcctgtttgGACCACATCGTCACCTATCTCTTCAAGCAGCTGTCTCGCAGCACCAAGAAGAGGACCACACCTCTGACCCAGGAGAGCGACCGGTTCCTGCACATCATGCAGCAGCATCCAGAGATGATTCAGCAG ATGCTGTCAACAGTGCTGAATATCATCATCTTTGAGGACTGCAGGAACCAGTGGTCGATGTCTCGGCCTCTGCTCGGCTTGATACTACTCAACGAGAAG TATTTCTCTGACTTGAGGAACAGCATAGTGAACAGCCAGCCTCCGGAGAAACAGCAGGCGATGCACCTCTGCTTCGAGAACCTCATGGAAGGCATCGAACGCAACCTCCTAACCAAGAACAGGGACAG GTTCACACAAAACCTGTCGGCGTTCAGGCGAGAGGTGAACGACTCCATGAAGAATTCCACCTACGGAGTCAACAGCAACGACATGATGAGCTGA